Proteins encoded by one window of Winogradskyella sp. PG-2:
- the rsgA gene encoding ribosome small subunit-dependent GTPase A yields MTGTVYKSTGSWYTVKTINGKFYECRIKGRFRLEGIKSTNPIAVGDIVEFELETKNNTQTGVINRIEERKNYIVRKSVNLSKQTHIIASNIDQVFLLVTIDNPTTFTSFIDRFLVTAEAYSVKTVLLFNKIDTYEEETLLEVKYLASVYRQIGYECIEISAKTSENIEKVKDLMIDKVSMFAGHSGVGKSTLVNAIEPLLDLKTKAISEQHMQGQHTTTFAEMFDLSFDAKIIDTPGIKGFGVVDMEREEVGDYFPEFFALKQDCKFNNCLHLKEPKCAVKAALDNDEVSYSRYRSYLQILEGENEHYRTDNWDNE; encoded by the coding sequence ATGACAGGAACAGTATATAAATCTACAGGTAGTTGGTACACTGTAAAAACTATAAACGGTAAATTCTATGAATGTAGAATTAAAGGGCGTTTTAGGTTAGAGGGTATTAAAAGCACTAATCCTATTGCGGTAGGAGATATAGTAGAGTTTGAGCTTGAAACAAAAAACAATACCCAAACAGGAGTTATTAATCGTATTGAAGAACGTAAAAACTATATCGTAAGAAAGTCTGTTAATCTCTCTAAGCAAACACACATTATTGCTTCTAATATAGATCAAGTATTTCTATTAGTAACTATTGATAATCCAACGACATTTACCAGTTTTATTGATCGTTTTTTAGTAACAGCAGAAGCCTATTCTGTAAAAACTGTTTTATTATTCAATAAGATTGATACTTATGAAGAAGAGACCTTGCTTGAGGTGAAATATTTGGCAAGTGTTTATAGGCAAATTGGATATGAGTGTATAGAAATTTCTGCTAAAACATCTGAAAACATTGAAAAGGTAAAAGATTTGATGATTGATAAAGTCAGTATGTTTGCAGGTCATTCAGGTGTTGGTAAATCTACTTTAGTAAATGCTATTGAACCTTTATTAGATTTAAAAACTAAGGCTATTTCTGAGCAACATATGCAAGGTCAGCATACAACAACTTTTGCAGAGATGTTCGATTTAAGTTTTGATGCTAAAATTATAGATACTCCAGGTATAAAAGGCTTTGGAGTTGTGGATATGGAACGCGAAGAAGTTGGTGATTATTTTCCTGAATTTTTTGCTTTAAAACAAGATTGTAAATTCAATAATTGCTTGCATTTAAAAGAGCCTAAATGTGCTGTAAAAGCTGCGCTAGATAATGATGAGGTTTCATATTCTAGATACAGAAGTTATCTTCAGATACTAGAAGGAGAAAATGAACATTATAGAACTGATAATTGGGATAACGAATGA
- a CDS encoding TolC family protein translates to MRHFPSIFIALCITAFSFGQTKTYKIGYLLDKNSTEIEGLLKELSNEISAVVGEDAIIEFPQNNMLVNNFDTTIALNNYNTLVQNDTNIIIAFGIVNNAVISKIGTYEKPTIVFGALSEELLKDQTLVSNIKNYTSIVTSQSYTEDIKLLQKLSNPKKIGVIVEKAFTDNLPIAKTFDDIGRALDLEMRLITFENYSDIIASLEDIDAVYLAGGFYLSDSEMQQLANVLIEKKLPSFTSNPVKDVMNGILATNHDQSELNQFFRRIALTVESVVNGDDLSTLSTKLESKSTLTVNYNTAEKIGLPLKYSLIASTSFVGNPKEIVADKTYTLVSVMQEVIAKNLELQTIEKDISLTQKDLQLAKSDYLPDISAGATGTYVDPELAEVSNGQNPEVSTSGNVTLQQTIFSEAANANISIQKSLRDAQQEKYNSEVLNTVFNTATAYFTALILKANLSIQNQNLELTKYNLKIATENYEAGQAGKSDVLRFKSEMAQNTQQMVEAINQLEQGYYTLNQLLNNPIDTKIDVEEAELQKGIFSNYNYEQLGQFLDDPTLRIPFVKFLVQEAIANAPELKALDYNLKATERSERLFGAGRFLPTLALQGQYNYEFSRSGAGANFPQTFPALPDGYYTVGLNVSIPIFNQNKQNINKQIASIQKEQIEISKDNVTLNIEKNINDAVLELINQVSNIQLSKVFEETAKEALDLTQTSYANGAVNIVQLLDAQNNYLQAQLASANATYNYLQGSMQLERSLGLFFLLQDESERQAFIQRFLEFTQNND, encoded by the coding sequence ATGCGTCATTTCCCCAGTATTTTTATTGCTTTATGCATTACTGCGTTTTCTTTTGGCCAAACAAAAACATACAAAATAGGTTATCTACTGGATAAAAATTCTACTGAAATAGAAGGGCTTTTAAAAGAATTGTCTAATGAAATATCTGCTGTTGTAGGTGAAGATGCAATTATAGAATTTCCTCAAAATAATATGTTGGTTAACAACTTTGATACAACTATAGCATTAAACAACTACAATACTCTTGTACAAAACGACACCAATATCATTATTGCATTTGGAATAGTTAATAATGCCGTTATTTCTAAGATTGGCACTTATGAAAAACCAACTATCGTTTTTGGCGCATTGAGCGAAGAGTTACTGAAAGATCAGACCTTAGTTTCAAATATAAAAAACTACACATCGATTGTAACATCTCAATCTTATACTGAAGATATAAAGCTCTTGCAAAAGTTGTCTAATCCTAAAAAAATTGGAGTGATAGTAGAAAAAGCTTTCACTGACAATTTACCAATCGCTAAAACATTTGATGATATTGGCAGAGCATTAGATCTTGAAATGCGACTTATTACTTTTGAGAATTATTCTGATATAATAGCAAGCTTAGAGGATATTGATGCAGTATATCTAGCAGGTGGCTTTTACTTATCTGATAGTGAAATGCAGCAATTGGCAAATGTATTGATAGAAAAAAAATTACCATCATTTACGTCTAATCCCGTTAAAGACGTAATGAATGGTATTCTTGCAACCAATCATGACCAATCTGAATTAAACCAATTTTTTAGAAGAATAGCTTTAACAGTAGAGTCTGTTGTAAATGGTGATGATTTATCAACATTAAGCACAAAGTTAGAATCAAAAAGCACCTTAACAGTTAACTATAATACTGCTGAAAAAATTGGTTTACCCCTCAAGTACAGTTTAATTGCATCAACCAGCTTTGTAGGTAACCCCAAAGAAATTGTAGCTGATAAGACTTATACATTAGTAAGCGTAATGCAAGAAGTAATTGCCAAAAACTTGGAGTTGCAGACCATTGAAAAAGACATTAGTCTTACACAAAAAGATTTACAACTCGCTAAGAGTGACTACTTACCAGATATTTCTGCCGGTGCGACCGGAACATATGTAGATCCAGAGTTAGCAGAAGTTAGTAATGGTCAGAATCCTGAAGTTTCAACTTCTGGCAATGTAACATTACAGCAAACCATATTCTCTGAAGCTGCAAATGCTAACATAAGTATACAGAAGTCATTGAGAGATGCACAGCAAGAAAAGTATAATAGTGAAGTTCTAAACACTGTTTTTAATACAGCTACAGCTTATTTTACGGCTTTAATCCTAAAAGCAAATTTATCTATTCAGAATCAAAATTTAGAATTAACAAAGTATAACTTAAAAATTGCTACAGAAAATTACGAAGCTGGGCAGGCTGGGAAATCTGATGTTTTAAGATTTAAATCTGAAATGGCGCAGAATACGCAACAAATGGTTGAGGCGATTAATCAATTGGAGCAAGGTTATTATACATTAAATCAATTATTAAATAATCCAATAGATACAAAAATTGATGTTGAGGAAGCTGAATTGCAAAAAGGAATATTCAGTAATTATAATTACGAACAATTAGGACAATTTTTAGACGACCCAACGCTTAGAATCCCTTTTGTAAAGTTCTTAGTACAAGAAGCTATTGCTAATGCTCCAGAGTTAAAGGCTTTAGATTATAATCTAAAAGCTACTGAGCGAAGCGAACGGTTGTTTGGAGCTGGACGTTTTTTACCAACATTGGCATTACAAGGTCAGTATAATTACGAATTTTCACGATCTGGAGCTGGAGCTAATTTCCCACAAACGTTTCCTGCATTACCAGATGGCTATTACACCGTTGGTCTAAATGTATCTATACCTATTTTTAATCAGAATAAGCAAAATATAAACAAACAGATAGCTTCAATTCAAAAGGAACAAATTGAAATTTCCAAGGATAATGTTACTCTTAATATCGAAAAGAATATCAATGATGCTGTCCTAGAATTAATTAATCAAGTTTCAAATATTCAGTTATCAAAAGTATTTGAAGAAACAGCAAAAGAAGCCTTAGATTTAACGCAAACATCTTATGCCAATGGCGCTGTAAATATTGTTCAGTTATTAGATGCTCAAAATAATTATTTACAAGCTCAGCTTGCAAGTGCAAATGCAACATACAATTATTTACAAGGATCCATGCAACTAGAACGCTCTTTAGGTTTGTTTTTCTTATTACAAGATGAAAGTGAACGCCAAGCCTTTATTCAACGCTTTTTAGAATTTACTCAAAATAACGATTAA
- a CDS encoding efflux RND transporter periplasmic adaptor subunit: MLSNRIFKISSLLIVLLLMSCGEKEVKEEVILRPVKYGEVTYLGGEKARQFSGTAKTEKIVNLSFRSNGIITKLDMKLGQKVKKGQLLGTLDNVSARLNYESSISSKNSSESQMNTAKLSLNRVRTLYEKGSASLSDYEAAKNSYRTAVASFESSKRSVAIQQDQIRFGYLYAPEDGVIASVAAEVDENVTPGQVVGVLNAGTAIEIGLGLPESVINTVKKDMKVKVTFTAIEGETFSAIITEVAPALDTNTSTYPITVMVTDSDERIKSGMAANVLFEFVDEDLGKDMLVVPASAVGEDGDGRFVFLIEGEKDKATVKRQTVTIGELTPEGFEIKTGLNAGQKIATAGLQTLLDGQDVKLN, from the coding sequence ATGCTATCTAATCGAATCTTTAAAATAAGTAGTTTACTTATAGTACTCCTTTTAATGAGTTGTGGAGAAAAAGAAGTTAAAGAAGAAGTTATTTTACGACCTGTAAAATATGGTGAAGTCACCTATTTGGGTGGAGAAAAAGCTCGTCAATTTAGTGGTACTGCCAAGACAGAAAAAATTGTTAATCTCAGTTTTAGAAGTAATGGGATTATTACTAAACTAGACATGAAGTTAGGTCAAAAAGTTAAAAAAGGTCAGCTATTAGGAACACTCGATAACGTTAGTGCTAGATTAAATTATGAGTCTTCTATTTCATCCAAAAACAGCTCGGAATCTCAAATGAATACTGCCAAACTATCATTAAACCGAGTGCGAACTTTATACGAAAAAGGTAGTGCTTCGTTAAGTGACTATGAAGCTGCAAAAAACTCATACAGAACAGCAGTCGCGAGTTTTGAATCTTCAAAACGTAGTGTTGCGATTCAACAAGATCAGATTCGATTTGGTTATTTATATGCTCCTGAAGATGGAGTTATTGCTTCTGTCGCTGCTGAAGTAGATGAAAACGTTACGCCAGGTCAAGTGGTTGGTGTTTTGAATGCGGGAACAGCAATTGAAATTGGTTTAGGCTTGCCAGAATCTGTTATTAATACCGTAAAGAAAGACATGAAAGTAAAAGTGACCTTTACTGCTATTGAAGGTGAAACATTCAGTGCTATAATTACTGAGGTTGCTCCAGCTCTAGATACTAACACATCTACATACCCAATTACAGTTATGGTAACGGATTCTGACGAACGCATTAAAAGTGGCATGGCTGCTAATGTGCTTTTTGAATTTGTTGATGAAGACCTAGGAAAAGATATGCTCGTTGTTCCAGCCAGTGCTGTAGGTGAAGATGGAGATGGACGATTTGTCTTCTTAATAGAAGGTGAAAAAGATAAAGCAACTGTAAAGCGGCAAACAGTTACAATAGGTGAGCTTACTCCTGAAGGTTTTGAGATTAAAACAGGCCTAAATGCTGGTCAAAAAATTGCAACAGCTGGCTTACAGACATTATTAGATGGACAAGACGTAAAACTAAACTAA